TGGCCGTAGTCCACCGTGAGGCCGCAGTTCGTGCCGCCGCAGGTGTCGTTCACCCGCTGCGCCACCAGGATCGCGCTCGCCGCGGTGGGGACGATCATGAACAGCTCGCGCGGCTCGTACGGCTTCGGCTCGATCGCGAGCTTCACCCCGGCCTTCACGCATTCCTTGTTCACCGCCACCAGGGCCTCGGTGAACCACTCGAGCGACTGCCGGTAGTCGATCTGGAAGTGGTAGTCCGCGCCGTCGGAGCCCGGCCACACGCTCAGCACCGGGATCTTGAGCGCCTTGCAGATCTCGACCGCCTTGAGGATCTCCTCGAGCGCGGCGCGCCGCAGCTCGGGCCTGGGGTTGCAGGGCCCGCCGAGCTTGAAGCGCGGGTTGGTCCAGGTGTTGATGTTGCACGCGGGCACCGTCATCCCCAGCTCGGCGAGGAAGCCGCCCTTCGCCCGCTCGATGGCCGCGGGATCCAGGTCGCCGTTCAGGGACTTCTCGAACACGTGCTGGTGGATCTCGATGGCGTCGATTCCCGCGGCCTTGGTCCGGCGACACTGCCCCTCGAAGTCGTTCCTGAACTTCGGGTCGTCGGAGTTGTAGCCCGGCGGCGCGAAGCGGTCCACGAAGTCGCCGGCCGACCAGTGGCCGACGCTCATCCGGATGTCCATCGCCTTGAGAAAGGTCAGTGCCTCGGCCCGGCCCATCGGCGTCCGGGTGGCGAGGGCGAGCTTGATCTGGTCTGCCGTGAAGCGCGGCATCGGGTCCTCCTCCCGCAGTGGCCCTAAGGTGGCGCGGCGGCGCGCGGCTCCGCAAGCGCCGGCGGATTGACGCGGGCGCGCCCGCATGTAGTCTCAAGGAGCTTTTCTCCCTCGCGCCCAAGGGGACGGCATGCAAGCGCTCGACTGGCTGGTGGTGCTGGCCTACTTCATGGTGATCCTCGGCCTCGCCTGGTGGGTGTTCAAGCGCGGCAAGGACACGGCCGACGACTACTTCCTGGCGAACCGCAACCTGGGCTGGTTCATCGTCGGGGCCTCGATCTTCGCCTCCAACATCGGCTCGGAGCACCTGGTGGGGCTCGCCGGCTCGGGCGCCACCAGCGGCGTGGCCCTGGCCCACTACGAGCTGCACGCCTGGGCGATCCTGGTCCTCGGCTGGCTGTTCGTCCCCTTCTACATGCGCTCCCGCGTGTTC
This is a stretch of genomic DNA from Gemmatimonadales bacterium. It encodes these proteins:
- a CDS encoding TIM barrel protein; the protein is MPRFTADQIKLALATRTPMGRAEALTFLKAMDIRMSVGHWSAGDFVDRFAPPGYNSDDPKFRNDFEGQCRRTKAAGIDAIEIHQHVFEKSLNGDLDPAAIERAKGGFLAELGMTVPACNINTWTNPRFKLGGPCNPRPELRRAALEEILKAVEICKALKIPVLSVWPGSDGADYHFQIDYRQSLEWFTEALVAVNKECVKAGVKLAIEPKPYEPRELFMIVPTAASAILVAQRVNDTCGGTNCGLTVDYGHQKMEGTTASTACDLAAYAGVPIHKFDVNDARQGRNDQDLMFGTISVPEAVEYLYTTFVRDFRGWYSQDQFTYRDDPTRAMERSLVNFAHLALKAVRLYARQDDIARARAAGTGPDVLDVVSPVLLG